A region of the Candidatus Nanosynbacter lyticus genome:
AATTTCCACCTTCTGTACCGCTTCCGGAAATATAACTAACCATCACACCAGAAAATAGCGCAACAGTAGAATAAAATCCACCCAGACCACCATCTTCAGCCTTTTGCATCGTGTCTCTAAGTTGCTGATAGGTATCCTGCGACATAACATTAGATAAAACTAGAGTTAAAATTGACATAGTAGCAATCAAAGCCAAGAAGATCTTTTTATTGCGCCAGATAAAACGGTGGGCTTCACTAGTCAATGACCAATATCCAGGAACATTAAGACTACGCCGATAATCTCGCCGCCTGGTTAATCTAAAACTGCGGTGTGGCCGACGATTTAAAAAACTACGGCGCTGCTGGTTTAATTTGCTAAAATCACGCTTAACGCTACGCCAAATTGTAAACTTACGATTATTGCTTGGTTTTTTAGGCTTCTTATCAACCTGTTTTTTATTAGACTTCACTGCCATGATTACATCTTTGTTGCATTATTTCTCAATCTAGTAATTCGATCTTCTAGTGGTGGGTGGGTGCTAAATAATTTCGAGAAAAAGCCAGGTTTAAGAGGGTTATTCATAAATAAGTTGGCGGTTGAAGAACTCTGTTTTTGCATTGGACGGCCAAATTGACGTAATTTCTCCAGAGCACTTGCCAAACCCTCAGTATCGCGCGTCAACAATACACCAGAAGCGTCAGCCAAGTATTCTCTCTGCCGGCTAACTGCTAATTGCGTAATCGTCGCCAAAATTGGAGCCAGGATAACTACTACTAGTCCAAGAGCGTAAACTATTGGACTAACCTCTCTGTCTCTATCATCGCTATAAAACATCATCCTTAATGCCAAATCTGCGAACAAACCAATTGCGCTCACCAGACCAAAAGCAATCATACTGACACGAATATCGTAATTACGCACATGACTCATCTCGTGCGCCATCACCGCCTCCAGTTCGCGCTTATCCATAATCTCCAACAATCCAGTAGTCGCACCAACAATTGCATGTTTTGGATCACGACCTGTTGCAAAGGCGTTTGGTGCTGGATCGTCAATAATATATACTTTTGGCATCGGCATACCAGAAGTAATTGCCAAATTTTCCACCACTCGCCATAGTTCAGGCGCATCATTTTTCTCAATCTCCTGCGCGCCCGTCATTGCCATAGCCAACTTGCCAGCGATAAAATATTGTAGCCAAGCGTACAGAATCGCACATATAAAAATTATAAGCGACAGAGAATAGCTATCGGCCACTATGCCGATAAATACCCCAATAATGCCAATAATTGCCACGAAAACTGCCATAATCAATACAGTGTTGCGTTTATTTTGAGAAACTGCGTTATACATATCTTAATTATAACAAAAACCGCCCACTTTCGACAGCGAGCGGTTTTGATTTTTGGCTTAAATTAGAACTTTACTTCTACTGGGTTTTCAACACTTGCTCGATCTTCAACATCGAAGAATTCCTTAGCCTGGAATCCGAACATTCCCGCAACAATATTTGCTGGAAAGGTTTGGATCTTAGTGTTTAAATCGCGTACTCCGCCGTTATAGAATCGACGAGCGGCTTGAATTTTATCTTCAGTGTCAACCAGTTCCTGTTGCAATTGCAAGAAGTTTTGATTAGCTTTCAGCTCAGGATAAGCCTCAGCAACTGCAAACAAGCTCTTCAAAACGCCTTCCATCATGTTCTCAGCCTTAGCGGTGTCTGCCGCGCCTTGAGCATTCATTATTGCTGAACGAGCTTCCGTTACTTTTTCAAATACCTCTTTTTCATGTGTAGCATAACCCTTGACGGAATTGACTAAATTTGGAATTAAGTCAGTTCGGCGTTTCAGCTGTACAGTGATATCACTCCACGCTTCTTCAACACGATTACGCAGCGTTACCAGACCATTATATGAACCGATAACGAACATAATTATCACACCCAATAAAGCCGCAATAACTATAAGCACAATTGCTAATACACTCATTTACCTTATTACCCTTTCTATTAAACTTTCCTTTACAGTTTTGGTGCGCAAGGCGGGAATCGAACCCGCACGACTTTTGGTCAAGGGATTTTAAGTCCCTCGCGTCTACCAATTCCGCCACTCGCGCGTATATATTTACAAGCCAGACATTTACACACCTGACACTGCCTATATTATACTATATTTATGAAGCAAATTGTAATAATTCACGGCGGTTCAAGCTTTAATAGCTACGAAAATTACTTAAATCACCTAAAGTCCAGCCAACTTCACTACGAAAGACTACTTTGGTCGCAAAAATGGCGAGACTGGCTGGCGCAGGAAATCGTCGACACTGATGTTTTGTTGCCGGATTTCCCTAATAAGCAAAACGCCAGCTACGCTGAGTGGAAAATATACTTCGAAAAACTACTGCCCCTGCTTGGCGATGATGTCCAATTAGTTGGATATAGCCTGGGTGCAATGTTTTTGGCAAAATATTTACACGAATCACCGCTTAGCTCGCCAGTTCGACGATTGGTATTAGTGTCACCATGCTATGACGACGAATCAGTTGAAGATTTAGGTAGTTTTCGAGTGACAAGTGCTGCTGGTTTAGAAAAATCAGCAAAGGAAGTTCATTTATTTCACAGCAAAGATGACCCGGTCGTGCCGTTTACTGAGCTTGCCAAATTTCAGCGTGATTTGCCAACAGCTAAGTTGCATATTTTTGAAGACCGTAATCATTTCTTCCAGCCGACATTCCCTGAGCTAAAAGAATTATTAGAACAAAAATAGCCCTAAGATTAGAGCTATCGATGATTTCTGGAGGCACGTACGAGAGTCGAACTCGTCTAAAAGGTTTTGCAGACCTCTGCGTAACCGCTCCGCCAACGCGCCGTTCGGTATGCTTGGTGCGAGCGAGAAGACTTGAACTTCCATGAGCGCAATGCTCACTAGCCCCTCAAGCTAGCGCGTCTACCAATTCCGCCACGCCCGCATAGCCAATTACCATTATACCTAATTACGGTGTTTTGTAAACGGACTGTTTCTCTGCTGCCCAATATTGAACATCGACATACCTGTCAACAGGATTAACAACTTCTGTTTTTTCATCAAGTACCCTAACTGAACGAATATGAATGTAGTCAAACTTTGGCTGGTACAGAGCAATCGCTGGAGCGTCCGTCTTCCAAGTATTAGCAAACTTTTCATAACGATCAGACCGCTGCTTTAGGGACAATTTTGAACGACCGCTTTCTAGGGCGTCATCCGCCACGGCATTATTATAATTAGAGAAATTCAATCCGTTATTTGTAGCTTGAGACGAGTGCCAATAGGCGTAAACATCTGGATCACCACCCAGCGACAACTCGTAAATTAGCACATCAAAATTACGAGGTTGCAAAATTGTCTGAAGGATATTCTGAGAAGCGTCATTTGGATCGATCACCTTAACATCTACTTCTATATTTAGTTCATTACGCCATACTTGAGCTAAATATTGAGCGGCCTTCTCGTAGTTATTATTTTTTAGAGCAACCATGTTTAGTTTTAATTTGACATTTTCTTTCTGACGAGCGTTGTCGACAACCTTCCAACCCTCAGCATCAAGCAAGGACTTCGCCTTTTTTGTGTCATAGCCCAGCGGCTGAGAGGCTTTACCTAGAAACTTGTTTAATATCGGCCCGGACAACTCCTCTATTGATGACGACAAGGACTGGCGCAACTTACCAGTATCGACACTAAGAGCTAGGGCTTGACGAACGGACTTTGACTGCAAGAACTGACTATTGTTGTTAAATAGCGCATAAACACCATTATTCAAGGAGTGAGACTCTGCCGCATACATAGACTTAACTTCTGCCGGCTGATCGTTATAAATCAATTCTGACGTACCCGTAATCTCTCTGGTCCTGAGACTTTTAACAATGTCATCTTGAGTTGGATAAACATATAGCTGGAAGCGATCAAGTTTAGCCGTACCGCCATAATAATTACCGTTAGACTGTAGATATAGGACCTTCTTACTGCCATCACTCGTAACATTCTGTAGTAGCCTAAACGCAAACGGGCCGCTAGAAATTGGCGCTTTGCTAAAATCATGTTCTCGTAAGTTCGACGGTTTAACATCTTTTAGCGCATGCTCTGGAACAATTGGAAATGTCAACGCATGAACAAATGGCGAATAAGACGCGGGCAAAATAAATTTTACTGAGTCTTCGGAGACTTTTTCAAATTTAATTGAGCGCCAACCGGATATCTCAGCTCCCACTTCTGGATTAGCTAAAAGCTTTAGCGTAAAAATTACGTCGTTAATCGTCAGGTCATATCCATCTGACCACTTCAGATTTTTCTTTAGCTTAACTGTATATTCCGTTTCCTTATAATTAACCTTTACTCCGTCTGCCAGGTCGGTTTTTATATTGCCAGTCGAGTCATACCTATACAGGCTGGAAAATAGCAGTTTAGTGGCAGATTTTTCGGCGCTAGTTTTTGCAAAAATTGGGTTTAGATTTTCCAGAGGACCTAATACACCCTCAGAATACGAACCGCCAGAAGCGTATGTCATAGTCGTAAAAGAATTGCGCGAAATGTGCCACTGCACAGCACTAACGCCAATCATCACCAGAACCAAAGCTACCCAAATAGACACACGGCGTCTCACATTTGCAAGTCGATCTAAACGAGACATCACAAATTTATGTGCATGTCGCAAGCTACCCTTTTCGATTTTACGCAAACGCTTATTGACGCCTTTACGAGAGACTTTTAGGCGCGCAAATCGGTTCCATGACGATTTGTCTGAACTCAATTTTATTCTCCTATTTTTGCAATCCCGGCAAAATCATACTTGCCAAAATTGACAACACAAAAATCACCGCAAAAACTACGGTTACGTCAAATAAGTTTTTATCAAAACCGCGTCGGGTGGTAAATAGTTCACCCGACGAACCAAAACCAGCACCCAAACTTGCACCTCGTTGCTGCAATAATATTGCAATAATCATCAGCACAGCCGATCCAAGCGTAACATACGGTAAAATTGTATCAATTGACATATTGCTCCTTTTCTTCTCGCTGCAGAACCAGCGCACTACCTATAATATAGTTTACCAGACTCAGGATAATTCCGGCAACAATTGAATGTGCAAATGTCATAGAAATTCCTGGCGCCAAAGCTAATGAGACATAAACCATCAATCCATTAACCACCAAAGTAAATAAGCCTAGGGTCAATAAAATTGCTGGTAGTGCAAAAATTGTAACAATAGGCTTTAACGTACTATTAACCAATGAGAATATCAATCCCGCCATCATAAAAGTCCAAGCTGAGGTCGCTCCAGAATTACCATTACCAAGTAGTCGCACAGCCACCCAAATGCCAACTGAATTAAGAATCCAGCGCAGTAAAAATGTTGCAAATTGTCTCTTCATTAGTCTTATTATATAAAATTTGTGCTTTATTGTCGATTAATGTTAATGTTTTCTGAAGCCTGCTTTATAAGCTGCGTTTTTTGCCTACCAATTTCCACCTCTAGGTCTTCGTCACTTGCCTCAAAAATTTTCTTAATACTACCAAATTTTTTCAGCAATTTGGCACGGGTTTTTGGCCCGATTCCAGGAATTTCCTCCAGCTGATTTTTCGTTTGCTGCTGGCGTTTGAGTGCGGTGTGATAGCTCACGGCAAAACGATGCGACTCGTCGCGAATGCGCTGGAATAATTTGACGATGTCAGTTGCCGCAAGGGTATTCTCGGCCGCCGTCGGACGTTCGTGCCGAGTGCTCTCCATGCTAGCTCGTAAGTTTTTTGAATGCGAACCAGCATTACGTTGGTCTGGATGTAAATTCACCACATAGACGTCACCATCTTCGTGAACCATAATGTCCGTCCGTAGCTGCGACCGTATTTGCTCAATGAACGCCGTATCAATCTGCGAACCGGTCTTATGCACCAGTAGTTCTTCCTCACGCTTGGCGATGCTGATGATCGGCACGGCGACGCCACGCTCATCACGCGCTCTGATGGCTGCCGCCAGCTGGCCTTTACCACCGTCAATCAGCAGCAGATCGGGACGACCCCAGCTTTTTAGATGACGTTCGCTCAGCCGGCGAAAAATCGTCTGATAGATATTGCCCGTGTCATCATTTTTCTCACTGACTTTGAACTTGCGGTACTCCGCCCGGTCGCTGACGCCATTGGTAAATACCACCATACTGGCGACAACCTGCTGGCCACTCATATGCGAAATATCATAGCCCTCGATGCGCACCGGGATATCTTTTAGGCCCAACAATTTCGCCAAATCAGCCAGCGCCTGGTCCTTAGAGATATCCAAAAACTCTTTGTCGCCAAAACAAACCCGCCGCTGCAATTCCTGCATGGCGCGTAGCTTATTGCGAAGGTCGGCCGCCCGCTCAAAATCGTGCAGCCCAGCCGCCGTTTTCATGTCGCGTTCCAGCTCGGCAGCGATGGCTTTACGATTGCCCTTGATATAGCTGATGAGTTTACGCAAATTAGCTTTGTATAGCTCCGTCCCATCACTCAGCCGCGGGCTCAAGCCCAAATCTTCATCTAATTTCGACTGCCCCGGTCGCCGCTGTCTGGTCAAATAGGGAAATACTCGCCGCAAATATCGTAGGGCTTTTTTCAAGGCAAAGCCATTATAAAACGGACCAATATATTCCGCGCCATCATCAGCTGGGTTACGCGTAAAACTGACGGTCGGCCACTCGCTTTTCATGTCGATTCGCACGTACATCTGCGATTTATCATCACGCAGCAGCACATTGTAGCGCGGCATATAGCGCTTGACCATCTCGCTTTCCAGAAACAAGGCGTCAACTTCGCTCTCGGTCTCAATCCAATCGGTATCAGCGATTTCCGCTACCAACGCCATGGTTTTATTGTCCCGCCCGCGCGAATCCTGAAAATACTGACGCACGCGGTTTTTCAGTACAGCCGCCTTGCCCACATAAATAATCTCACCGCTGGCTGACTTATGAAAATAAACGCCAGGAGTGCGCGGTAGAGTTTTGAGTTTGGCTTGCAACACTTGGTTCACTAGATATATTACAGTCTAAAAATCATATTTATGCAAGTATTCTTCTGCGAACCACTCCGCCCGAGTATATTATTTTTAGTAGGACGCTGCGCCAGAAGTACCTTATATGCATAATCTTGAACTTCTAGGACTGCACAATTTACGATATTCTTTGGGTATATTTTTTCCATTAATCCACCGCACCTCAATTATCTCAAAATTACACTTTATATCTTGAGTTGACGCACATGCGGCAAACACCCGAACTGGAAAGGCGAGATACGATTCATGAGAATTAGCTTTTCCGAGATATCGCAAATTATCTATTTTTATTCCAACCTCTCCCAGGATCTCTCTCGCAGCAGCCTGTTCATAACCCTCATTACGATTCACGCCGCCGCCCGGCAAGGCCCATTCTTGGCGACTAAAGCGACTCTTTACTAGTAAAATATCGCCATCATCACGATAAATAATCACCCGCACGCGATCTTTTTTCGGTCCAAGCTTAAACACCAGTGACATTACGCAGGCAATTCCACGAAAAATTGCTCGCCCAAATACACTGAACATCTTACTAATGACTGATTCTTTATAAGCCATGAAATCCACCAATTTGGTAGAGTTTTTTATTTTAACGATAACTTATTCTGTGGTTACGCCATCAAAATCTTCTTCGTTGGCTTCCGCCTCTTCGCGTGTCGCCCGAACAATGCCATCTTTGTGATGTGCTGGGCTATAAATCGTGTAGAGCTTAAGCGGCTCTTCGCCAGTATTTATCACATTATGCTCAGCACCTGCTGGCACGATGATAGCGCTACCATCAGACACAACATACTCATTGCCATCAATCAAAACCTTGCCCTGGCCTGCCTCAAATCGGAAAAATTGATCATTCTCCTCATGAATCTCTGAACCAATTTCACCACCAACTGGCAGGCTCATCAATACCAATTGACAATGCTTCGCCGTATACAGCACCTGGCGAAAATTATCATTCTGCACTGTCAATTCTTCAATATTTCCATTAAAACCCTTCATAAAAATCCTCCTTTTAACTTAATTTCTACTTTGCGGCTTTTTCTAAAGCATCGATCAGCGTTTGCTTCGGTTTCATGCCAACCATCTCCTCAACAATTTCACCGCCAACAAAAACCTTCATATTCGGAATACCTTGAACGCGATAGTCCATAGCCAACTGCGCATTTTCCTGGCTGGCTTCAGTATCGACTTTGACGACATCAAACTCAGTTTCTTCAGCAATTTGATGTAAAATTGGCGCCATCGCTCGGCACGGCGGACACCATGGCGCCCAAAAATCAACCAGCACTGGCTTGTCGTTTTTTAATACTTTCTCTTCAAATTCTTGTTTTGTTGTAATCTCATATAACGCCATTATTTCCTCCTTTTCTGGCATTTTTTACACATCCCCATTATTACTAACGGTCCATCAAAATAACAATCGTCCATTTCACATGCAATTTGCTTTTTCACTTCTTCTGCAATTATGATATCTCGCAAATTATCACAATTATCGCACAAAAAATGATCGTGTGGATCTACGCAAGCATCATAACGCAAACAGCCTCGCTTTGTCGGCGGAGCCAAGCCAATCAACCCATCTCCATGTAGACGTTGAGTAACGCGGTGCACTGTCGTATCACTAACATCAGAGTAAGTATCTCGCAGCACCTGAGCAATATCCGAATTTGTCGCATGATGTTTATTTTTTAATATCACCAGCACGTCGTTCGTGTATTTTGTTAAGCGCCTAACTACTTGCGTCATGTTACTATTGTAAATTATTTACAATAAATAAACAAGTGTTTTGCAACAACAATTGACTTAAGATAGCTAATTCAATATAATAACCCAAGTCTATGAACTCAAATGAGTTCCTCTAATCAAATCAATTTTCATTACTCTATAGCAAATCAACGAGCTATTGTAACATGGTTATTTAAGGGTAATTATTCGTTAGCGACCAAGTATCCGATAATAAATAACCAAGCTCATAAACGCCTCTTCATAGAAAGGAGCCAATTTGAAAAATAAATTAAATAACAAAGAAATATTAAGTTTATTTTGGCGAGCATCATCACCTTATAAACACCGTCGAAACTTAACGATATTTTTTGCAATCATCACACTTGCCGTTACTATTTTTGTTGGTCCGTTGATTATTGCCCAACTATTAAGCATCATCCAACATAACCAGCTACACGATTCTAACAATTTATGGATGTTAATTGGCCTATACGGCGTCAGTCAACTGTGGTCAAGCGTCATCGGCTGGCGTTTAGTTTTATACCTGGCCTGGACATTTGAAACAGCCATGCAGCGCGATTTATACGTACGATGTTTTAGCAAATTAACTAATCAAACTATGTTTTTCCACTCCAGTAAATTCAGTGGTTCACTAGTCAGTCAAACCAACAAATTAAGCGGCGCTACCGAGCGTTTTTGGGATACCATTATTTGGTCAATTTTGCCCCTAGCGATTTCCTTAATTGGCTCAATCATCGTCCTATCTACTCTGCTCTGGCAATACGCATTATTCCTACTAATTCTCTCGATTGTCTTTAGTGTTGTCGTCTATTACGGATCTAAGCCAATGGCTAGATTGAACAAGAAGGAGGCTAAAGCTAGCAATAAATTAAGCGGGCAATTGGCGGATGTGCTTTCAAATGTTTTGGCCGTAAAGTCATCTGGTGCTGAAGCGACAGAACAGCAGCGTTTCAAAAAAACTGTTAGCTCATGGCGCAGCGCCAGCCTTGATACAATGCATGGATTTCTAAAAGTCAGCACTGTCTACTCAACCATCAATATGTTGATTAAAATAGGAGCAATTATCTTTGCGGTATATGCCGCTCAGCATAACCTAGTTTCAGTAGCCGCAGTCTACCTTATCATCACTTATACCAGTAGTGTCGCCCACGAACTATGGAACATGAACGGCATTATGCGTAGCTATAACCGTATCATTGGCGACGCCCACGAAATGGTAGAAATTCTTCAAACACCAACAACACTGGTTGACCGAAGTGACGCGAAACTTGACGTTACGCGCGGTGGTATCGTAATGGACAATATCACTTTTACGCACGACGAGGGTCAAGGTGATACACTATTTCATGATTTCTCGCTCAATATTCAGCCGGGTGAAAAAATTGGCCTAGTTGGATCAAGTGGCTCCGGCAAGACTACCCTGACTAAATTACTATTACGATTTGCCGATATTGACTCGGGCGAGATTACCATCGACTCGCAAGATATTGCCGAGGTTACCCAAGCAAGCCTGCGCGAACAAATCGCCTACGTGCCGCAAGAGCCACTACTATTTCACCGTTCGGTACGTGAGAATATCGCCTATGGTCAGCCTGACGCGACTGATGCTGAAATTGAACGTGCCGCCAAAAAAGCTGGCGCCTATGATTTTATTATCAAGCTGCAAGATGGTTTCGATACAATGGTTGGTGAGCGCGGCGTGAAACTGTCAGGTGGTCAGAGGCAACGTATCGCCATTGCCAGGGCGATTTTGAAAGATGCGCCAATCCTGGTTCTTGATGAAGCGACCTCAGCATTAGACTCAGAATCAGAAGCACTAATCCAAAAGTCGCTGGAAACTCTAATGAAGGGCCGAACTTCAATTGTCATCGCACACCGCTTATCAACCATCGCCAAGCTGGATCGTATAATTGTCTTAGAAAACGGGCACATCGTTGAAGACGGTTCACACGAGCAGCTGCTTGCCAAAAAACGTGGCGTTTATGCAAAACTGTGGGCACGGCAGTCCGGCGGATTCATTGAAGAGTAGGCAAATTTATCGCATTATAATTATGCTATAATTGACGTATGGAATCTTTCATTCACTTGATTACGAGCTTTGGTGTAATAGCAATTTTATTAGTAGTTTTCGCAGAGTCTGGACTGCTGATTGGATTTGTACTACCGGGAGATAGTTTACTTTTTACTTCCGGCTACATGGTGCAACAAAATATTCTACATATTGATATTCATATTTTTGCACTTTTAATTTTTATTGCAGCAGTGTTAGGAGACAGTGTTGGCTATAGTTTTGGTCATAAGGTTGGGAGAAAATTATTCGAGAAAGAAAACTCTCGCTTTTTCAAGAAAAAATATTTAGAGCAAACTGAAAAATTCTACGATAAGCACGGCTCAGTTACCATCGTCCTAGCTAGGTTTGTGCCAATTGTGAGAACTTTTGCGCCAATTGTTGCCGGTGCTAGTAAAATGCATTATAAAACTTTCCTAGCCTTTAATATTGTGGGAGGTTTTCTATGGTCATCGCTATTTGTCTATCTAGGTTTTTATGCCGGCGAATTCCTCACCAAAGCTGGTGTTAACATCGAAGTCGCCGCAATCCTCATCATCTTCTTGTCAGTCCTGCCAATGCTTATCCACGCACTGAAACAGCCAAACACTCGCGCTCTACTGCGCAAACAACTACTGATACTACTCACAAAAACTAAACGCAAGAAATAGATCTAAAGCATTTTCTTAAGATACTTACCGGTAAAGGACTCTGGTGCTTTAGTGATGTCTTCAGGAGTACCGCTAGCCACCACCGTACCGCCACCAATTCCACCTTCAGGCCCCATATCAATCACCCAGTCAGCCGACTTGATGACATCCAGATTATGCTCAATAATAATCATACTATTACCGCCGTCAACCAGCTGCTGCAAAATCCCCAGCAATCGCTTAACGTCAGCCGAGTGAAGCCCGGTTGTTGGCTCGTCTAGAATATACATAGTTTTTCCAGTGGATCGCTTAGACAACTCTGTCGCTAGTTTAATCCGCTGCGCCTCACCACCAGAAAAAGTAGTTGCCGGCTGACCGAGCTTAATATAGCCCAGACCAACCTCCACTAACGTCTGTAATTTCCGGGCAATATTAGGCACGCTGTCAAAAAAGCTCGCAGCCTGGTCAATGGTCATATCTAACACGTCAGCAATTGTCTTATCTTTATATTTAATCTCCAACGCCTCACGGTTATAGCGTTTGCCATGACATTCGTCACACTGAACATAAACATCCGGTAAAAAGTGCATTTCAATTTTTATCACACCATCACCCTGGCAATTTTCGCAGCGACCGCCCTTGACGTTAAAACTGAACCGCCCAGCTTTATAGCCGCGAACATTAGCCTCAGGCGTGCTAGCAAATAGCTCACGAATTGGCGTAAAAATGCCAGTGTAGGTTGCTGGATTAGAGCGCGGCGTGCGGCCAATTGGTGACTGGTCGATGACAATAGCTTTATCCAGCAGGTTAACGCCATCAATTGTTTTATGTAGACCAGGAGCCGTAGTTGACCTATTAAGTCGCGCCGCCAACTCACG
Encoded here:
- the htpX gene encoding zinc metalloprotease HtpX, which codes for MYNAVSQNKRNTVLIMAVFVAIIGIIGVFIGIVADSYSLSLIIFICAILYAWLQYFIAGKLAMAMTGAQEIEKNDAPELWRVVENLAITSGMPMPKVYIIDDPAPNAFATGRDPKHAIVGATTGLLEIMDKRELEAVMAHEMSHVRNYDIRVSMIAFGLVSAIGLFADLALRMMFYSDDRDREVSPIVYALGLVVVILAPILATITQLAVSRQREYLADASGVLLTRDTEGLASALEKLRQFGRPMQKQSSSTANLFMNNPLKPGFFSKLFSTHPPLEDRITRLRNNATKM
- a CDS encoding LemA family protein, which gives rise to MSVLAIVLIVIAALLGVIIMFVIGSYNGLVTLRNRVEEAWSDITVQLKRRTDLIPNLVNSVKGYATHEKEVFEKVTEARSAIMNAQGAADTAKAENMMEGVLKSLFAVAEAYPELKANQNFLQLQQELVDTEDKIQAARRFYNGGVRDLNTKIQTFPANIVAGMFGFQAKEFFDVEDRASVENPVEVKF
- a CDS encoding RBBP9/YdeN family alpha/beta hydrolase encodes the protein MKQIVIIHGGSSFNSYENYLNHLKSSQLHYERLLWSQKWRDWLAQEIVDTDVLLPDFPNKQNASYAEWKIYFEKLLPLLGDDVQLVGYSLGAMFLAKYLHESPLSSPVRRLVLVSPCYDDESVEDLGSFRVTSAAGLEKSAKEVHLFHSKDDPVVPFTELAKFQRDLPTAKLHIFEDRNHFFQPTFPELKELLEQK
- a CDS encoding peptide ABC transporter substrate-binding protein, with the translated sequence MSSDKSSWNRFARLKVSRKGVNKRLRKIEKGSLRHAHKFVMSRLDRLANVRRRVSIWVALVLVMIGVSAVQWHISRNSFTTMTYASGGSYSEGVLGPLENLNPIFAKTSAEKSATKLLFSSLYRYDSTGNIKTDLADGVKVNYKETEYTVKLKKNLKWSDGYDLTINDVIFTLKLLANPEVGAEISGWRSIKFEKVSEDSVKFILPASYSPFVHALTFPIVPEHALKDVKPSNLREHDFSKAPISSGPFAFRLLQNVTSDGSKKVLYLQSNGNYYGGTAKLDRFQLYVYPTQDDIVKSLRTREITGTSELIYNDQPAEVKSMYAAESHSLNNGVYALFNNNSQFLQSKSVRQALALSVDTGKLRQSLSSSIEELSGPILNKFLGKASQPLGYDTKKAKSLLDAEGWKVVDNARQKENVKLKLNMVALKNNNYEKAAQYLAQVWRNELNIEVDVKVIDPNDASQNILQTILQPRNFDVLIYELSLGGDPDVYAYWHSSQATNNGLNFSNYNNAVADDALESGRSKLSLKQRSDRYEKFANTWKTDAPAIALYQPKFDYIHIRSVRVLDEKTEVVNPVDRYVDVQYWAAEKQSVYKTP
- the secG gene encoding preprotein translocase subunit SecG translates to MSIDTILPYVTLGSAVLMIIAILLQQRGASLGAGFGSSGELFTTRRGFDKNLFDVTVVFAVIFVLSILASMILPGLQK
- a CDS encoding phage holin family protein, with the protein product MKRQFATFLLRWILNSVGIWVAVRLLGNGNSGATSAWTFMMAGLIFSLVNSTLKPIVTIFALPAILLTLGLFTLVVNGLMVYVSLALAPGISMTFAHSIVAGIILSLVNYIIGSALVLQREEKEQYVN
- a CDS encoding helix-hairpin-helix domain-containing protein → MNQVLQAKLKTLPRTPGVYFHKSASGEIIYVGKAAVLKNRVRQYFQDSRGRDNKTMALVAEIADTDWIETESEVDALFLESEMVKRYMPRYNVLLRDDKSQMYVRIDMKSEWPTVSFTRNPADDGAEYIGPFYNGFALKKALRYLRRVFPYLTRQRRPGQSKLDEDLGLSPRLSDGTELYKANLRKLISYIKGNRKAIAAELERDMKTAAGLHDFERAADLRNKLRAMQELQRRVCFGDKEFLDISKDQALADLAKLLGLKDIPVRIEGYDISHMSGQQVVASMVVFTNGVSDRAEYRKFKVSEKNDDTGNIYQTIFRRLSERHLKSWGRPDLLLIDGGKGQLAAAIRARDERGVAVPIISIAKREEELLVHKTGSQIDTAFIEQIRSQLRTDIMVHEDGDVYVVNLHPDQRNAGSHSKNLRASMESTRHERPTAAENTLAATDIVKLFQRIRDESHRFAVSYHTALKRQQQTKNQLEEIPGIGPKTRAKLLKKFGSIKKIFEASDEDLEVEIGRQKTQLIKQASENININRQ
- a CDS encoding NUDIX hydrolase, with product MAYKESVISKMFSVFGRAIFRGIACVMSLVFKLGPKKDRVRVIIYRDDGDILLVKSRFSRQEWALPGGGVNRNEGYEQAAAREILGEVGIKIDNLRYLGKANSHESYLAFPVRVFAACASTQDIKCNFEIIEVRWINGKNIPKEYRKLCSPRSSRLCI
- a CDS encoding cupin domain-containing protein; protein product: MKGFNGNIEELTVQNDNFRQVLYTAKHCQLVLMSLPVGGEIGSEIHEENDQFFRFEAGQGKVLIDGNEYVVSDGSAIIVPAGAEHNVINTGEEPLKLYTIYSPAHHKDGIVRATREEAEANEEDFDGVTTE
- the trxA gene encoding thioredoxin, whose product is MALYEITTKQEFEEKVLKNDKPVLVDFWAPWCPPCRAMAPILHQIAEETEFDVVKVDTEASQENAQLAMDYRVQGIPNMKVFVGGEIVEEMVGMKPKQTLIDALEKAAK
- a CDS encoding Fur family transcriptional regulator; the protein is MTQVVRRLTKYTNDVLVILKNKHHATNSDIAQVLRDTYSDVSDTTVHRVTQRLHGDGLIGLAPPTKRGCLRYDACVDPHDHFLCDNCDNLRDIIIAEEVKKQIACEMDDCYFDGPLVIMGMCKKCQKRRK